In Drosophila miranda strain MSH22 chromosome XR, D.miranda_PacBio2.1, whole genome shotgun sequence, the genomic window CTTTAGCTGGTTCTGCTGCGGGGCACGGCACGCGAGGAATTGTCTGTGAAATCCGTCACCCTAGTGGCCATTATCACGCTCTGTCTCCGCCCGCTGATCGACGGAGACTGCAGTCGCAACCTGTTGAGCCAGTTTCTATCGGAGATTGTCTCTGTGCCGGCTCTAGTCTATCACTTGAATCAAAGCGTGCCCCAGTGCATAGAACAGTTGTCGTCCATGGGTCTGCTGAAGAAGGCATTGAGCATCTCCGAGGACTTCCAATGGTTCGAGGAGTTCGGCGCCAGTATGCCAGGAACCAAATCCTTGGCGTTCTTGGGAAACATTGTCAACTTGTTCAACATTGATGGCCAGGCAGAGGCCAAAGTGCTGGCCTATCCATTACTGATTGTAAGTTGGATGCAATCACATTCGGCTTCGTGCGCTCTTACACTCTTTCTGTTGCATAGGAAACCACCACAACGCTGCTGGAACTGATACCCAACACGGTGACCACCAAAGGAGTATTCACGCAATGGCACGAGTTGCTTGGCTGGCATACACCCGGTACGGAGCCCGCACAAAATCAGAATGTGTCGTTGATCAAGAAGCAATTTCATATGTTGTGGGATAGCCGCTGCATTAAGGTGCTACTGGGTGATTTCCTGAAGGACATTAATGTGAACTATGAGCGCATTGAGTTCCAGTCTCCCCAGCAGCCCTCCACATCGAATCTGCTGCGACGCGCCCTAGAGCGCAGCTCCAATTGCGGTGTCACTCTCATTGGCGGCGGCACGGTCAGCAAGCAGAGCAAACAGGCCAAACAGCCGTGGCGAAAGCTGGACAGTGCCGATGTGGTGCAGGTGTCGCGCATTTGCGGCATGTACTATGCGGCTCTCAGCACGCTCTCCCAAATGAAGCTGGACATTTTAACGGGAATATGCTACAACGACAATGTTCTCTACGACATCTGGCTGATGCTGACGTCGCTGGGTCCGAATTGCGGAATGAAGGAGTATCTGGATCTACTGAAGAGCGAGACCAGCCTCCAGAAGCCGCAGACAGCAATGCTGATGCTATTCTGCGACTGCATGACACACTATGTTACGTGAGTAGATCTACAATGCCTGATTCATCATCCGTGGCTATATATTTCCGTTTTTTTGTAGAATTCTCGACGAGTATGAGATGTACACGGAGCAGAATCCCTTTAGGCTAAACGATTATGTCATGCTGACCTACTTTCTGAACAATATGCTGTACAAGCTGATTAACGATAATATTTTGGGTGAGTTTGCATTTAATCATCGCCGTATTCCAGACACTTATCCCCTCTGAATCTTTTTAAAGGCGCCAAGAACATTGTTCAGAATCCAGTATTTCTCTCGCTTCACACTCTCCTGCTCTGTCTCTATCGTCGCGACTGTCGGCGACCGTTTACGCCGACTAATCATTGGCTCATACCGGAAGTAAAGCCTTCGACGTTCATCAACGATTTGGAGAAGGCCAAGCGGAATgccatgctgctgctggccaagaTGCCGCACATTATTCCTCACGATGATCGCGTCAAGCTGTTCCGCAAATTCGTGCAGAACGAAAAGGCTGTGATGGGGCTGACGGAGAGCGCCTGTGCCTCGCCTCGCTCAGCGCTGATCGTCATCCATCGGGAGCGTATTGTAGAGGATGGTTACCGCCAGCTGGCCGCCCAGCCCACGCAAGCTCTCAAGGGCGTCATCCGAGTGCGCTTTATCAATCAGCAGGGACTACACGAGGCGGGCATCGACCAAGACGGTGTGTTCAAGGAGTTCCTGGAGGAGACCATCAAGAAGGTGTTCGATCCATCGCTGAATCTTTTCAAAACCACCTCGGATCAACGATTGTATCCATCGCCGATCTCCTACGTGCAGGACAATCACCTGCAGCTCTTTGAGTTTGTCGGCCGAATGCTGGGCAAGGCCGTCTACGAGGGCATCGTGGTGGATGTCCCCTTCGCCTCGTTCTTCCTCTCCCAGCTGCTGGGGCAGACGCAGCAGGCCCTCTACTCCTGCATGGATGAGCTGCCCTCGCTGGACGCCGAACTCTATCGCAGCCTCACCTTCATCAAGCACTACAAGCAGGATGTGGCCGAGCTGAATCTGACCTTCTCCGTGGATCAGGATGTGATGGGCAAGATCGTCACCCACGAACTGCATCCCGGCGGCAAGGGGCGTGTGGTCAACGATCACAACAAACTGGTCTACATCCACTACATGGCCTACTTCCACATGAACACGCAGATACGCGAGCAGACACAGGCCTTCAATCGAGGCTTCCGCAGCATTGTCAATCCCGAGTGGCTGTCACTCTTCTCGCCACCGGAGCTGCAGCGTCTCATCTCGGGCGATACGGCGCCATTGGATTTGAGGGATTTGCGCAAGCATACGCAGTATTATGGCGGATTTCATGATTCTCACCGCGTGGTTGGCTGGCTCTGGGACATTCTGGGAAAGGACTTTACAGAGGAAGAGCGCAAGCTTTTCCTAAAGGTGAGTACCCGAAAAAAGGTCATGTCTAAGGCCATCTCCTTAATGCATATTCTTTTTGACAGTTTGTTACCAGCTGCTCAAAGCCACCGCTTTTGGGCTTTGCCCACCTTGAGCCGCCCTTCTCCATCCGCTGTGTGGAGGTGGGCGACGACGAGGACACTGGCGACACCATAGGTAGTGTGATACGCGGCTTCTTCACCATACGCAAGAAGGATCCGCTCAACAGACTGCCCACCTCGTCGACCTGCTTCAATCTGCTAAAGCTACCGAACTACCAGAAAAAGTCGACGCTGCGGGACAAACTTCGCTATGCCGTCAGCAGCAACACGGGCTTCGAGCTGTCGTAAGTTGGCTGTCAGGTGGACTGTCCACATATCAGGGACTGCCGTGCGACAATCTTGTTTAACTGTATTGCACATATTTCTCCCTCCGTGCTTTATTCACATTTTATGTTATCTTTTAAGTATTTCTCGCGGTTGAAGAGCCCTCGgcgtaatttttttttttttttttagtgaaACTTAAATGGTATGTCAAGGatataaaaaaagaaagaaagaaagaaacaaaaacaaataaatataaacGTATAGCTGTGATAAAACTATAATAAACTAACGAAGTGTACACAATAACCAAAATACCAATCAATGCTGAATTACCAATACTTCAACTAATATTCGATTTTGGTTGGAAAAGATAAAATGGAGAAGGGGGAAATCTATTAAACTATGGCATAAatgtatttatatatgtacgaGCATTACATGATACCCAACACACATATGGCTTACGCCAGGAGTTACATTGTAAAACCAcgaaacacaaaaaaaaaaaacaaaaaaaaacagcagcaaTAAATCTAAATGTCTGATTCATGTTCAAAATGTAAAGCCGCTACTGTTATCTGATATTTCCCCTAAGCGCTTTCCCTGAGATAACAAACAAATGGGAAGGGAAGAAAAGGAAGCCAAACGGCAGCAATTAGTGCTATCCAAATTTCCCCGGGTTTTTCCGACCCAGCCAAtgaatgaaaatgaaatggaaATGCAATGAAATGAAGACGAGTCCACGCGAGCTAATGACACAAATCCGTCTGCCGATGGGACTGGGATTGAAACTTGGCTCCTGGTCATCCACTAATTGTCTGAGTCACACTGACGGAAACACAGGCTGCAAGGGTCGAATGATGCACTTAGGCCTTCTTTTGGATGAGCTATCCGGAAATATTGCAAAGAGTTTATGCAAAGCTAGTCAAATTACCGGAAATTGCATGTCACGGTCCAGACTGGATGCATTTCGGCTGACTAATGACTTGGGATCGGACCGTAATGCGAAATGCGATCTGGACCAGCGAATAGCTTATGGATAGTCCTTCCTATCTCTCATCCAGCTGACCCGCACTAAATCTGGTTTCTTGAATGTTATTTGACATTTTTATTCGAATAAAAAAATCATTATATTGTTCTCTACGGGTTCCGTTTCTCAAGTGATTTCCTCTTGCGGTTTTTTTCTGTCGGGCCAGTCTCCCTTGAACTGGAACAATGCCAAACAAATTGTAGAACAGACCTACAAAACAGACAATAATCATAACAATAATTTCAAAAATCGGCACAGACGCTAACAGTCGGCGGTCGTCGCACCGTCAGGCCATAAAATGCCGTCACTGCGACGACGACTGGCACTGTTCCCGAGCATCAGCATTCCAGGGACAAAGTGTGATGATTTTTATGACTTGCCTGTGAGTTTttaccgccaccgccaccagGAGCACAACAACAAGCGGCAACAAGTGACTGCTGAGCGACCCATAATATTCAAGTGGCACAGAGGCGACAGTCGCTTGGCGCCAGTCGCATGCGATGTGATGTGATGTCCTCTCTCTGGTGTCCTCGCCTTGGTGCCGGTGCAATTTGTTGTGGCCCGGCATCAAGTACCGTTTAAAGGTTTGATTAGCTCGACTTATCAAGGGCGGATCTCTTTTGTGAGTCCGTCGATAAACGGTAGCGGCGAGATTTCCTTGGATCTAGTACTACAAGCTGCAGCTTGTTCCAGTACGATTTCAGATATGATAAAATAGCAGCACTCGACCAAATGGGAGCTGATCATGGCAAAGAGATATGGATATCCAACGGATATTAAAGGTTTCCTAAGGCTAAGAAGGGTTTCTGAGTCGAGTGGGCACTCGAAAATTCTGATGCAAAAGGAAAATATCAGAAGTGGTCCGTAATATTGAAGAACATTCTGTGGGAAGATTTTAAAGGATATTTTTGAATGTTAAAAAGTCATAGTAAAAATAGTATCCGTTGCATTATCATTGATCTCCCCCCATTTGAAATAATTGtaataataaaattaaaataatgcAATATCCAAAGTTTTCTTTTGCAATAGTAGAATTCAATCTTTATAGGCATTTTGATTTGGACCACATCCAAAGCGTTTTCGTTTTCCATAAATATTACAACCGATTAGGAGGAGGCTACTTCAAAGAGCGCTGCACCCCAATCCCCCATTAATAGTATCAACGGCAATATGGGTGCCATGCCCGTGCCCCATCACTGGAGATGGGGAGAGATGGagattccattccattcccccaCATGAACACACGACCCAAAATGGCGTTCCGGATCGGTTAGAGCGGGACAACGAAACGTTCCAACGACTATCAGCCAATGCCCGCGCTGCAGAGAGGCAGAGGGAGAGCGACAAAGAACGAGGGAGAGCCGACACCAGCACACACCACTTGAGCAGAGGAACAGGTCGAGCAACTACTACTACCTGAAGCTCGACTGAGCGAAGACCGGATTCTGGCAGAATCGAGTCAGTGCGATCGTCGCTGCTGAGAGAAACAGTCTCAATCTTGACAACGTGACGAGCAGTTCTTGTTTCGAGTCGCGCCtcaaatacatacatacatacatatattattgTACGTTTCGGAATTTAGAAGCAGTTCGATCGATTTGAACCGTCGTAAGCAATATCGTAACCCCCCAATTCGCACTTCGAGGAGATCTTTACGAAATGTTGGCCCTGCCAAACATCGCCGATCTGCGCATGCAGCAGCAGATCGCTCACGAGATCTATCGCCACCAGATTATGCAACGTCTGCCTGGTAGGTGGAGCAAGCTCCCCGAATGATTCGCCGACGGCACTAGCTAACCCATTCGCTACCTTGCAGATCCCCTGTGCGGCCTTCTGCCTGCCTTTGCTGGGCACTTTGTGCCTCCGCCGCCACCACCTCAGCAGCCATCGCTGCCTGGAGTGGAGGCCAAGCTGGAGAACAACGAACTGTGGCAACAGTTCCACAACATCGGCACCGAGATGATTATCACAAAGTGTGGCAGGTTGGTACTATTTGACTGTTTGTTTCTTCATCTTATCTCCAAAAATTGTGACCGACTTTGTCGACTGTGTGGACTTGCCAGAGATTGCGATAAGCCTCCATCTTATCGTCGTGTCAACGTGTCGCTAACTTCCATTTTCTTCTCCTTTGCTTCTCCAACAGACGCATGTTTCCCTCGATGCGGGTCTCGTTGAGTGGACTCGAGGAGGAGGCCAGCTACTGCGTGCTCCTGGAGATGGTACCCATTGGAGACTGCCGCTACAAGTTCTCCGGCTCCCAGTGGGTCCCGGCTGGAGGAGCCGAACCGCAGAGCCCCCAGCGCATGTATCTGCATCCGGAAAGCCCGGCCACTGGCAAGCATTGGCAGTCGCAGGCTCTACTTTTTAGCAAAGTGAAGCTGACCAACAACACCCTGGACAACAACGGACACGTGAGTGGATTTGATTATTCTCAATCTGAATTGGTTGATAATCAAAGTCTCGTTCTCCTACAGATTGTCCTAGCCAGCATGCACAAGTATCAGCCGCGTTTGCATGTCATACGCACCTCTGATCTTGGCCAGATTCCCTGGGCCCCGCAGCAGGCCTTCGTCTTCCCCGAGACGGAGTTCATAGCCGTGACTGCATATCAGGTGTGTACTTGAGAAACCGCTTTTCCATTTGAAAATGATAACTAATCTTCCACTTTTGTTTACTTTGTTTACCTATAGAACGATCGCATCACCAAGCTGAAAATCGACAACAATCCCTTTGCCAAGGGTTTCCGTGAGTCGGGCCAATCACGGTGCAAGCGCAAGCTAAACGATTCACCGCCTCCACAGCCGGCGGCCACAGCAGGAGGAACCAATGTGGAGCACTCACCTTTAGCCAAGCGTCTCCGTTTGGTCGATGATCTGTCGATGCATCCACAACAGAATGCTGCGCAACTCCAGTCCGACCTTATGCAGCGTCATTATCTGCTGGATACACTGGAGGGCAATTTCTATCTGCCagcgccgccaccgccaccgctgACATCCCATGCCATTGAATATGCCAGACACATTGCCTGCTATCCAAGTTGGGCCTACACACCGCCATCGccagcctcctcctcctccacgtcGTCCTCCTCCTTCAGTGGCGAGTCGGCAGCCGAGGCGGACGCAGACACCTTTGTGGATGTGGTAGGCACTAACACGACAACCACCACCACAACGGGCACGCATGAGTCTGCGGCTTCTGTGgccgccgatgccgatgccgatgccgatgcacAGCCAAAGCCCAAACGGAGCAGCTTCAGCATCTCGGACATATTAGGAACGAGCGTCTCCGTTTAGTCGCCGCCTGCACCCATTTCGGGAGCACATTGTACATTTAATTAGCGTTAGGTTGCCATCATCATCGTAGTCTCTAAGTTGAATTGTGATATTTTGCAGTTAATTAGGATTTCCAGGTATTTGCCATCAGTATTTATCGTATTTATTATGCAATTTTAATTGTTCAAATGATTTCGTAATGGATTTATTGTCTGTGGCATTTTAATGCGGCATAAATAAAAGACACACTATATTCAAAATGGAAGTTGAAAGGAATCGCTTGGCGGTCACTTTTTGTGGGCTGCTGCATATGTGGGGGTCAATGAAGACACATCTCTGGACCTACCTCCGACCTATCTCACCTGAGACCTGAGAGCCCGTGCGCACATTTGCATAAATTCCTCAATAATTTTCCATGCCCCATCCTGTTCTTTCAATTCAGAAGTTTGTTGCATGCTTCCATTTGGCTGTCTGCGGAGCCGTACATAATTCTGTCTCATGCAAGCCATTAAAACCTGTTCCAACATCGCCAGACGCCAGCTCCTTGCTCCTTGCTCCGCCCTCTGCCCCCGAAATCCCATTCCAAAAAAGTCCCAGAGCCGCTCTCCTGGCAACCGCCACAGCAAGAGCAACAGCTATAGAAACAGCCACAGAAACAGCAAGAGCACTACAACAACATGGACATGGCTTATCAGCAGATCAGAGCGAGCCGCATCTTAAACGCTGGCGCCAGCGCCAAGTTAAATGCGCTGATTGAACGCCACGATCGCCAGCAATCCTGGCGAGCAGtcgctgccacagccacagccacagccatagAACCAGGTTTGGTCCCCCCGGTCCCCCCGGTCCGATGGTCCCCCGAGTCCCGTGTAATTGATGTTTTCACATTGTAGTTGTTAGCAACTGTGGCCATTTACATGTGCAATTGTCCGGGTGTCCCTCACACATCTCCATGTTATCAAATGGCCAACGGAAATGAGGCGGTTGCTTTGATGCTGCAGCTACCAGATGCAAGTGTTGGCcgccagagagacagagccagagccagagccagagccagatcCAGAGCCCTAGCTCTGGCCGGCGATGATTGGCCAAATAACCAATCTTCGACGGTGgcatttcatttcaattcGCGTTAAGAAGCAATTGTTAAGAGCGCTCCATTGCCATGATCTGCGGGCCAGGATGCTCGTGAGACCCACACACGTAGCAGCAACCTGTTTTTGGTGCTTCAGTGCTCAGTGGGACCAACTCAAACATCTGTTGGGGGCTGCAGGCCATTCATGTTGCCG contains:
- the LOC108152901 gene encoding ubiquitin-protein ligase E3B, which produces MFAQTESQKTSFLEQTKAAREERALEKRRESAAILLQSTLKGYASRRKYQKRIINDFDAVFVPGQDEKDTELELTAVNVYRVLRRYLTQIKLDKKNMKARERLEIICRYVNRAMEAENTRLSYAALCLHKERSLPWIAHIKILLTNCLLLLPELKPENHADSLSLALFLHTLIVFTSPKSWAILRNATFGGLQPAMQKVCCNIQGHLVQHGFYKTMRLVLLRGTAREELSVKSVTLVAIITLCLRPLIDGDCSRNLLSQFLSEIVSVPALVYHLNQSVPQCIEQLSSMGLLKKALSISEDFQWFEEFGASMPGTKSLAFLGNIVNLFNIDGQAEAKVLAYPLLIETTTTLLELIPNTVTTKGVFTQWHELLGWHTPGTEPAQNQNVSLIKKQFHMLWDSRCIKVLLGDFLKDINVNYERIEFQSPQQPSTSNLLRRALERSSNCGVTLIGGGTVSKQSKQAKQPWRKLDSADVVQVSRICGMYYAALSTLSQMKLDILTGICYNDNVLYDIWLMLTSLGPNCGMKEYLDLLKSETSLQKPQTAMLMLFCDCMTHYVTILDEYEMYTEQNPFRLNDYVMLTYFLNNMLYKLINDNILGAKNIVQNPVFLSLHTLLLCLYRRDCRRPFTPTNHWLIPEVKPSTFINDLEKAKRNAMLLLAKMPHIIPHDDRVKLFRKFVQNEKAVMGLTESACASPRSALIVIHRERIVEDGYRQLAAQPTQALKGVIRVRFINQQGLHEAGIDQDGVFKEFLEETIKKVFDPSLNLFKTTSDQRLYPSPISYVQDNHLQLFEFVGRMLGKAVYEGIVVDVPFASFFLSQLLGQTQQALYSCMDELPSLDAELYRSLTFIKHYKQDVAELNLTFSVDQDVMGKIVTHELHPGGKGRVVNDHNKLVYIHYMAYFHMNTQIREQTQAFNRGFRSIVNPEWLSLFSPPELQRLISGDTAPLDLRDLRKHTQYYGGFHDSHRVVGWLWDILGKDFTEEERKLFLKFVTSCSKPPLLGFAHLEPPFSIRCVEVGDDEDTGDTIGSVIRGFFTIRKKDPLNRLPTSSTCFNLLKLPNYQKKSTLRDKLRYAVSSNTGFELS
- the LOC108153487 gene encoding T-box transcription factor TBX6, which encodes MLALPNIADLRMQQQIAHEIYRHQIMQRLPDPLCGLLPAFAGHFVPPPPPPQQPSLPGVEAKLENNELWQQFHNIGTEMIITKCGRRMFPSMRVSLSGLEEEASYCVLLEMVPIGDCRYKFSGSQWVPAGGAEPQSPQRMYLHPESPATGKHWQSQALLFSKVKLTNNTLDNNGHIVLASMHKYQPRLHVIRTSDLGQIPWAPQQAFVFPETEFIAVTAYQNDRITKLKIDNNPFAKGFRESGQSRCKRKLNDSPPPQPAATAGGTNVEHSPLAKRLRLVDDLSMHPQQNAAQLQSDLMQRHYLLDTLEGNFYLPAPPPPPLTSHAIEYARHIACYPSWAYTPPSPASSSSTSSSSFSGESAAEADADTFVDVVGTNTTTTTTTGTHESAASVAADADADADAQPKPKRSSFSISDILGTSVSV